A genomic segment from Dermatobacter hominis encodes:
- a CDS encoding site-2 protease family protein encodes MQLGSDHRTDGTDTHGAEATSTAPSGTEVAPGPARPEVEVLRHDPLPRRLAVRWRRAGDAEGRRSEWHPLRAALLVAVVAALTWWLPGAAVFLGILVALILVHEVGHLVVARRCGMRPTEYFLGFGPTVWSRTSRSGLRWGVKAVILGGYVKIPGMGPSEEVEASLEPYTYRAATRPRRLAVILAGVGVNFLVALLLFWTYAMWAPDIDVGPVRAATGSGSLMWEVSRDTVTSLGDLVTGAADYSRSVADGEVPEQRMVSAVGGAQLTDGLLDQHPSRLLLLAGLFSTSIAVFNLLPLLPLDGGHAAIVVTEGAIATVRRRPRYRLDPNRFRVAAAVVVVALLALGATSMYVDVLHPLSAAG; translated from the coding sequence ATGCAGCTGGGGAGCGATCACCGGACGGACGGGACCGACACCCACGGTGCGGAGGCGACGTCCACGGCGCCGTCCGGGACCGAGGTCGCTCCGGGTCCGGCGCGACCCGAGGTCGAGGTCCTGCGACACGATCCCCTCCCCCGCCGGCTCGCCGTCCGCTGGCGCCGCGCCGGCGACGCCGAGGGCCGCCGGTCCGAGTGGCACCCGCTGCGGGCCGCGCTGCTGGTCGCCGTCGTCGCCGCGCTCACCTGGTGGCTCCCCGGCGCCGCCGTGTTCCTCGGCATCCTCGTCGCGCTGATCCTCGTCCACGAGGTCGGCCACCTCGTGGTGGCGCGCCGGTGCGGCATGCGCCCCACCGAGTACTTCCTCGGCTTCGGCCCGACCGTGTGGAGCCGGACGTCGCGTTCCGGGCTCCGGTGGGGCGTGAAGGCCGTCATCCTCGGCGGCTACGTCAAGATCCCGGGGATGGGCCCCTCCGAGGAGGTCGAGGCCTCGCTCGAGCCCTACACCTACCGGGCGGCGACCCGGCCCCGGCGCCTGGCCGTGATCCTCGCCGGCGTCGGCGTGAACTTCCTCGTCGCGCTGCTGCTGTTCTGGACCTACGCGATGTGGGCGCCCGACATCGACGTCGGCCCGGTCCGCGCCGCGACCGGGTCCGGCTCCCTCATGTGGGAGGTCTCTCGGGACACCGTCACGAGCCTCGGCGACCTCGTGACCGGCGCCGCCGACTACAGCCGCTCGGTGGCCGACGGCGAGGTGCCCGAGCAGCGCATGGTGAGCGCCGTCGGCGGGGCCCAGCTGACCGACGGCCTGCTCGACCAGCACCCGAGCCGGCTGCTGCTCCTCGCCGGCCTGTTCTCGACGAGCATCGCGGTGTTCAACCTGCTGCCGCTGCTGCCGCTCGACGGCGGCCACGCGGCGATCGTCGTGACAGAAGGCGCGATCGCGACGGTCCGTCGGCGACCCCGCTACCGCCTGGACCCGAACCGGTTCCGGGTCGCGGCCGCCGTCGTCGTCGTGGCGCTGCTCGCGCTCGGCGCGACCAGCATGTACGTCGACGTGCTGCACCCCCTCAGCGCTGCGGGCTGA
- a CDS encoding DEAD/DEAH box helicase, translated as MNTTFADLGVPAPMVASLAERGIDAPFPIQSLTLADTLAGRDVSGKAPTGSGKTLAFGIPLVMGCPRAEARRPRRLVLVPTRELATQVADELQLLAGRKGPRVAAFFGGVPIPRNQKALERGVDIAVACPGRLADLIQQRMVRLDDVEVVVLDEADRMADMGFLPQVRKLLDLCRDDRQTVLFSATLDGDIDVLVRNYQHDPVLHELEVPEEELPDLEHHFWSVDRTQRVATAAQVVDRMGPTVVFCRTKRGAERVAKQLTSAGVTAAAIHGDRSQNQRDRALEDFRAGRAAALVATDVAARGIHVDDVAAVIHFDPPEDPKDYVHRSGRTARAGARGVVVSLIIPEKASMVKGLQKALDLPRGLTAVDLASLGEPAPRADRPAASPPPDRRSRREATRGHDDGEGSPRREKARNDQRGSRAGARRSGGDARTRDERPRRERDGERRTSARRDESRRGAPRDGERRDERTDERERAARGRADGRRSDGRRSDGRRPEERDRDEAADSPRRRRHRRNHAKDGRRAGGAADGNGRSDRSGARQGGGSSPAGGRPGGSTRASSRGPRR; from the coding sequence GTGAACACCACCTTCGCCGACCTCGGCGTGCCCGCACCGATGGTCGCCTCGCTCGCCGAGCGCGGCATCGACGCCCCCTTCCCGATCCAGTCCCTCACCCTCGCCGACACACTCGCCGGGCGCGACGTGTCGGGCAAGGCCCCGACCGGCTCGGGCAAGACCCTGGCCTTCGGCATCCCGCTCGTCATGGGCTGCCCCCGCGCCGAGGCCCGGCGGCCGCGCCGCCTCGTGCTCGTCCCCACGCGGGAGCTGGCCACCCAGGTGGCCGACGAGCTCCAGCTGCTCGCCGGGCGCAAGGGCCCGCGGGTCGCCGCCTTCTTCGGCGGCGTGCCGATCCCCCGCAACCAGAAGGCGCTCGAGCGCGGTGTCGACATCGCCGTCGCGTGCCCGGGCCGGCTCGCCGACCTGATCCAGCAGCGCATGGTCCGGCTCGACGACGTCGAGGTCGTCGTGCTCGACGAGGCCGACCGCATGGCCGACATGGGGTTCCTGCCCCAGGTCCGCAAGCTGCTCGACCTGTGCCGCGACGACCGCCAGACCGTGCTGTTCTCCGCCACGCTCGACGGCGACATCGACGTGCTGGTCCGCAACTACCAGCACGATCCGGTCCTGCACGAGCTCGAGGTGCCCGAGGAGGAGCTGCCCGACCTGGAGCACCACTTCTGGTCGGTCGACCGCACCCAGCGCGTCGCGACCGCGGCGCAGGTCGTCGACCGGATGGGCCCGACCGTCGTGTTCTGCCGCACCAAGCGGGGCGCGGAGCGCGTGGCCAAGCAGCTCACCTCGGCCGGCGTGACCGCCGCCGCCATCCACGGCGACCGCTCCCAGAACCAGCGCGACCGCGCGCTCGAGGACTTCCGCGCCGGCCGGGCCGCCGCGCTCGTCGCCACCGACGTGGCGGCGCGGGGCATCCACGTCGACGACGTGGCCGCGGTCATCCACTTCGATCCGCCCGAGGACCCCAAGGACTACGTGCACCGCTCCGGCCGCACGGCCCGGGCCGGGGCCCGCGGCGTGGTCGTGAGCCTGATCATCCCCGAGAAGGCCTCCATGGTGAAGGGCCTGCAGAAGGCCCTCGACCTCCCGCGCGGCCTGACCGCGGTCGACCTCGCCTCGCTGGGCGAGCCGGCGCCGCGCGCCGACCGGCCCGCCGCGTCGCCGCCGCCCGATCGCCGCTCGCGGCGCGAGGCGACCCGCGGCCACGACGACGGCGAGGGCTCACCCCGCCGGGAGAAGGCACGCAACGACCAGCGCGGATCGCGCGCCGGTGCGCGCCGCTCGGGCGGCGACGCCCGCACCCGGGACGAGCGCCCGCGGCGCGAGCGCGACGGCGAACGCCGGACCAGCGCCCGCCGGGACGAGAGCCGTCGCGGCGCCCCTCGCGATGGCGAGCGCCGCGACGAGCGGACCGACGAGCGCGAGCGCGCCGCCCGGGGCCGCGCCGACGGGCGTCGGTCCGACGGCCGGCGGTCCGACGGGCGTCGCCCCGAGGAGCGGGACCGCGACGAGGCCGCCGACTCCCCGCGCCGTCGCCGCCACCGGCGCAACCACGCCAAGGACGGTCGCCGCGCCGGCGGCGCGGCCGACGGCAACGGCCGGTCGGACCGCAGCGGTGCCCGGCAGGGCGGCGGCTCGTCGCCGGCCGGCGGTCGACCCGGTGGGTCGACCCGCGCCAGCTCCCGCGGCCCTCGCCGCTGA
- the dut gene encoding dUTP diphosphatase: MLEVPVVRLDPDLELPRYAKPGDAGVDLVAAEDVVLAPGGGRGLVPTGIAVAIPRGYAGFIQPRSGLALKHGVTVLNTPGLIDADYRGELKVLLVNTDPTEAFTVTRGERVAQLVVQAVEHVRFLEVDELDATDRGEGGFGHTGR, translated from the coding sequence GTGCTGGAGGTGCCCGTCGTCCGACTCGATCCCGACCTGGAGCTGCCGCGCTACGCCAAGCCCGGCGACGCCGGTGTCGACCTGGTGGCGGCGGAGGACGTGGTGCTGGCCCCTGGTGGGGGGCGCGGCCTCGTTCCGACGGGCATCGCCGTGGCCATCCCCCGCGGGTACGCGGGGTTCATCCAGCCCCGCAGCGGCCTGGCGCTCAAGCACGGCGTCACCGTGCTGAACACGCCGGGGCTGATCGACGCCGACTACCGCGGCGAGCTGAAGGTCCTGCTGGTCAACACGGACCCGACCGAGGCGTTCACGGTGACACGCGGCGAGCGGGTCGCGCAGCTCGTGGTGCAGGCCGTCGAGCACGTCCGCTTCCTCGAGGTCGACGAGCTCGACGCCACCGACCGCGGCGAGGGCGGCTTCGGCCACACCGGCCGCTGA
- the orn gene encoding oligoribonuclease, giving the protein MDLEMTGLDPATNVIVEIATLITDDDLNIVAEGPDLVVRTSEEELAKMDAVVVDMHTRSGLLDAIRSSEITLDEAGAATLEFIRQHVPEPRTVPLCGNSIGMDRRFLAVHLPEIEEHLHYRSIDVSTIKELARRWYPGSLDGLSKKSSAHRAMDDIKESVAELVYWRGKVFVPVAEGAPAGADPAEVHPAGVEPAADGAPAGG; this is encoded by the coding sequence ATGGACCTGGAGATGACCGGCCTGGACCCGGCCACGAACGTGATCGTCGAGATCGCCACGCTCATCACCGACGACGACCTCAACATCGTCGCCGAGGGCCCCGACCTGGTGGTCCGCACCAGCGAGGAGGAGCTGGCGAAGATGGACGCCGTCGTCGTCGACATGCACACCCGCAGCGGCCTCCTCGACGCGATCCGGTCCTCGGAGATCACGCTCGACGAGGCCGGCGCCGCCACGCTCGAGTTCATCCGCCAGCACGTCCCCGAGCCCCGGACCGTGCCCCTCTGCGGGAACTCGATCGGGATGGACCGCCGCTTCCTCGCCGTCCACCTGCCCGAGATCGAGGAGCACCTCCACTACCGGTCGATCGACGTGTCGACGATCAAGGAGCTGGCCCGGCGCTGGTACCCCGGCTCGCTCGACGGCCTCTCGAAGAAGTCGTCGGCCCACCGGGCGATGGACGACATCAAGGAGTCGGTCGCAGAGCTCGTCTACTGGCGGGGCAAGGTGTTCGTCCCCGTCGCCGAGGGCGCGCCAGCAGGGGCCGACCCCGCAGAGGTCCACCCGGCGGGGGTCGAACCGGCTGCCGACGGCGCGCCGGCGGGCGGCTGA